The genomic segment tgtgAGGAATCTCTGTCCTGTCTGTCCTCCATAAtcgctgtactaatttacattcctaccgaCAGTGTCTAAGAGTcccctttcttcacatctttgtcagtgtttgttattttctgtctttttgataaaagtcattctaactgggCTTAGATgttacctcattgtggttttaatttgcatgtccctgatgactagtgatgttgagcatttttttcatatatttgttaccCATTTGtgtcagttttctaatttttataggTATTTCAGCATAAGCCAATTTTATTTGACCTAAACTTTCACACATTAATAGTGAacactttcaataaatgtttttatcaattaaaaatattaactttagaTTTACactaaaaagtaatataaactattaaataattgATAATCAATTACTTgtactttttaaactataaatatatgcatattaacTTGGTTGGCTTAAaaaccttaattttcttttttctgtaatagATAAATCAGGTACTGATTCATCAGCAAATTGAACTTTTGGAAGGTATGTATTCATTGTATTCACTATGTTTCTAGAAAGAGAAGAGGTTTGTGAAGAGAAAAGCATGTCAACCTCCACAAATACAACACTAAATCATGTGGGACAGTTAAACCTGGTTATTTACAAACATCTCTCTTCACAGTAATGCAATTATGAACATTGTCAGCAATCCACTTCTAAAAATTAGTAGTCAAATGCCAAAATACTATTATGCTGGGCATCTGTCCTCATGATACAGACACTAACTTAGAAGGAAAACGTAACTTacttttgcttctctctctctttatacatCACTTTAAGTGATTCTATCATTTGACTTTACTTTTACCACCTCAGCTATTTTCTTCCCAATTGCAGTTACCTTGAGAATAGCACAAAACCAAATTCCAAAGGAAAGGATCTTTTTGAACTTGAATTTGGGGATGTTTTGGATAATTATTTCTCATGCCTATAGTTTCTCTTGGGAGTTTAGATGAACTCTATAAAACCTTTGTtactgttatggtctgagacgcaagaaatgaccacctaaagaccgaattgagccaaattaggagtctttattagctggccagtgactACTCCTGTGCTGCAGAGAGTACAGACATAGACAGCAGCCCTGAGCCTTCgaagcagaaagcttttatcGTGGGTGAAAAATCACTGGGGCAGAGCAAGCATGATTGCAGGggcaaaaagcagcattacatcactctcatgtcctggtgcaactggatctgggcagtttagggCTTGGTCATGCAGAACATGGTATTGCATTCCCACACTTTGGGCACTgtctttagcaagcagttttaTAGAAGCAAAATAGCAGGCTAATGATTTTTCAGCACGAAACTCACACTGTGACATTACAGAAATAACTTTGACAGTGGTAAAATTTCAGCCTTTAACATTATATGGATAAATTTAACATTATATGGATAAAAGTTATAAGTCAGTAGTCTTGAAGCTTTTGGCCCTTAACAGTTACATGGGCTGTAGATTGATTACCAGCCAAGATGCAGGGGCACTGGAGTATTGGGGGATGCTGACCAGAAGGCCTGCAGGCTTGGCTTCCTAGAAAAGCACTGCTGCTCCTGCTGAATGAGCCTGACGTTTCTCTGGGCCCAGTGCTCCTAGGTGCAAGAGTAAACTTGGGGAGCCACTACCACTAGATGCTTCAGGACAGCTGCCAGGGGAATGAGACCCTGGGTGGATTTATGAACCTTAGTGTCTGTCTTCTACACATAAAGGATTTAGTGAAAACTCTATTTATTGGTTTTTAGAATATGTCTGTTAAATCCATCTTCATCTATCTCCAGAGTTTCTTTCCACTGGTAGAAACTAGAACATGAATTGTACAAGCAAAGTAATAGATTTGGCTAAAATATACAATTGTCACCTCTtacatttaaattacttaaaatgtacattatttgatATCTGTAGTGTTCTTGATTTTGTTTAgtttctttaaacaaaattatcTCTGGAAGAGAGTTCTTTGTTGTTTGATAATTTGTATTCtggaattttttaatgtttattttgtggTGTATATTATTAAGGTTATGTAATTCAAACAGACAGGTGCTATACATTACACAGTTCACCATTTAAcctttttttagatttataatctatataaatatttgtaaaatacatgtcttaatcataaaatataaaataagttccCAATTTACTAGTCTTTAATtctgcagttttttaaaaaagatgtctctaattttcttgccttctttttctcCCAAATTGAAAGTCTATATTGTTTTCTCATATTACAAGTAATATAAAGACGATGAAGAGTATTCAGTTTTTTAGCATCTGAGCATATAACAAGCATTTATATTTTCCCTCAATTCAAAACATAATAGACAATAAAGATGTAAACAGAAGTCTtgtgtgctttcatttttaagtaaCTAGAAGGAAACGTGAGGATCATGTAAACCCATGTTGGTTTACAAATAAACAGCCTGGAGATTTTTGAGACTAAGTTTCTCAAAATGAAACAACTAGTTACATAATATATGTTATCTCAAAATCAGTTTACTTTTTTCTCACcaaacatttcttataaatgcaGTCCAGGGCCTTCTAAGTCCCACCAAAGACCTTAAGGGAGCTCATGGTGATAGTCTTGTGAAGGACATCTCTATCTGACTAAAATTCCTTCCACGCAGACATTTTAGAGTGATTTCACCtccatgtatttcttttaatcaCTCATTATTTGTTCAGGCTTCTGACCTCTATGACCCAACTTGCTGAGGGCTATGGACAAGTGGGACCATTCGTTTCTCCTCTCTGGCTCTAAACAGGGAGAGGCTTTCAATGTGCGGCTCCACATGGGAAACCTTCAGTAAGATATCATATGGCTGTCAGCACTTCTCATCCCTCTGTTCCCTCCATGAAGAGATTAGCCTGTCTAAGGTGCTAAGTTCACTTAGGCTGCCCAGAGCCTAGTTATTCAATGAGTTGAAGCCCTGGTTGTCAAGCACTTTCCCCCTCTAATACCCATCTGCTACTTCTGAAAAGCTACTGCTGAACTAAACAAGGGTGCCCTGGGTCCAATGAGACATTcacctttcattttcattcactcCCTTTTTACATTTGTGCATTGAGAGTAGCCTTCTTATGGCCTTCCTTCAAACAtggtacaaaaattaaaacaaagctaTGGCTTATGAAACAAAATCTCAAGCCAGttgatttaatatatttcatagaGCATAAACAGCAATCATCATGTATTTCCCTCAATAATACATGAACATTATACTGGGTAAGTGGACATTTTGTCCATACAACTAGCGTCAATGTGTCCAGCAGAAATTCTCCCTTTTGACAGGAGTTTATGAAAGTAGGAAGGTAggacttgttttcttttccctgtgtcATGTCAGCCCTCTTTATTTCTCTATACATTagcagcctctcctcctccttttcctttgccttttttctctGCTTCGATCATCTCTAAACACCTTTTCTTGAAGTATCATCTAAAACTGGTATACTAGATATTATACCTAGGATAgattcaatatttttaacataaagatgactatgattttctcttttatatttttagtcttAACAGGTTTTGAAACTAATAACAAATATGAAATTAAGAACAGCCTTGGACAGAGGGTTTACTTTGCAGTGGAAGATAATGATTTCTGTACCAGAAATTGCTGTGGGCCATCCAGACCATTTACATTGAGGATTATTGATAATATGGGTAAAGAAGTCATAACTCTGACGAGACCGCTAAGATGTTCCAGCTGTTGTTTCCCCTGCTGCCTTCAGGAGGTCTGTGAGCAATTACCAGGGCAGTTTGTAAAGGATTTGCACCCTTTCATTGAACTTTTTATCAAACCTAGATATCACAATGATTATTACgtttacatatattcttttgcCTTTATAGTTAGAAATCCAAGCCCCTCCTGGTGTACCAGTAGGTTATGTTATTCAGAACTGGCACCCATGTCTGCCAAAGTTTAcaattcaaaatgagaaaagagaggatGTACTAAAAATTGCTGGTCCATGTGTTGTGTGCAGCTGTTGTGCAGATATTGATTTTGAGGTAAGAGATTTCATAATGTTTATGTGATTTGTTTTCCtaataagaagaataaaattttacagGATGTTACAAATACATTAACTAAGTATTGTGTactaatatctcaataaagagaTAATGTTCTCATATATTTAACTTTGGTCAGAGTGGTGGTTACTACTCTCATTAAAGGTCaatgttaattataataaatggaaaaaaagagaagtagaGCTCTGCAGTCAAATAGAAATAAGCAAAACATCTAATATTTACACATGGTGGTTTCTGTACGATGACACTGCACATTATCCATTTTAAATAGATCGTTAACTTTGTTATCTAAGTTTGATTGTCAAAACATATGGATCCTTCCTTTAATCTGAAATACAGGCTGCCATTGCTTGAGACCATGTTCAGAAATTCTGACATCATTGAGTTCCTACATAAAGATCAATTAAGCAAAGACAGTTTTGAGAAAGTTAGTATAATATGTACTACCCAATTGTGCTTATCATATGTAGCCTCTTCTTTATCCCTGTATTAAATTAGGTTGTTGGAAACCATAATATATCTGTATATTTACTACATAGTAGGATTTCATTACAGCCATTCTCCAACAGATGGCCTAGCCTTAAAACCTGAGTTTTTTGCTTGCAAATGTTTAACAATTGGGAGATTTTATGAATGAATcttgatttcttgtttttcttggaaaatcagaaaattgaGTAAACTACCTTTCCACAGAAGGGGCAGAAATCTGCTAAAGTTGAGTAGGGCTGCCCCTTTACAATATGACAAGTGAACTGTACCACTATCTCCACTACTTCGTTAGGTTTTCCACTCTACAGTGTCATTCACTTATATTATCTGCCTGCCTTCTTTAATCATATggttttcaaatcttctgttgGACTCTGGCTATACAAAGATGAATCCTTCATCTTGTTAACTTCATAGTCTAGTTACAGAGATAGGCAGTtctaaaaaaaacacacatgatgtagaaacttttaaaaagctcttGTAAAGATATTTgtatagtgtatgtgtgtgtaatatgCATGTATACAGATTTTATATAGAGGTATGAATAACAATAGTTCTCCACATAGTGGATGACATACC from the Eulemur rufifrons isolate Redbay chromosome 7, OSU_ERuf_1, whole genome shotgun sequence genome contains:
- the LOC138386607 gene encoding phospholipid scramblase 1-like isoform X2 produces the protein MLLIQEQMCRHLGILLSIHQQHYKINQVLIHQQIELLEVLTGFETNNKYEIKNSLGQRVYFAVEDNDFCTRNCCGPSRPFTLRIIDNMGKEVITLTRPLRCSSCCFPCCLQELEIQAPPGVPVGYVIQNWHPCLPKFTIQNEKREDVLKIAGPCVVCSCCADIDFEVKSLDEQIVVGKISKQWSGLLREAFTDADNFGIQFPLDLDVKMKAVMIGACFLIDFMFFEKTGNREQRSVLW